One window from the genome of Dyadobacter sp. CECT 9275 encodes:
- a CDS encoding TIR domain-containing protein, producing MKPPPLKIFVSYSKNDDQILSLLITYLNPLVTNQTLEIWYDRHVNGGDVWHETIEKELNAAQIIIFILSPDLLNSAYINQYEITPSFARFRKNECRIVPIVARECTISGSVFDGLQCIPRGMEPLTSSQKSFDEQFRQVTVELEKTIKIEQKRNISLLEEEVLWQTARKKNSARGYKAYLRKSLLKYHIDDAIRNVQMTEKRDYAFELELLREKSSILQNDIKFLKQEIHDNIGGSLAALNWYLYGINFNDATKEEINNLIKNFHESIKALYVEVRNLSMEKPVIINMLDSDFNILESIDEIKNQLRFSHIDFTFLVTGEEHVRRQDISKFVIRSIQNLVINVERHSGAKKCTVTITGKKNLVQLRVADNGTSGEINNKNGFGINSLIQRTHALGGEIDIRSQLGQGSEVFITIPFKSKALQSLWDNITSRSVKILSKIFKDYTY from the coding sequence ATGAAACCACCTCCTCTAAAGATCTTTGTATCCTATTCAAAGAACGACGATCAAATTCTTTCGTTACTCATTACTTACCTAAATCCCCTGGTCACTAACCAAACTCTCGAAATTTGGTATGATCGGCATGTGAACGGAGGTGATGTATGGCACGAAACTATCGAAAAAGAACTTAACGCAGCTCAGATAATAATATTCATATTAAGTCCTGACCTTTTGAACTCTGCCTATATAAACCAATATGAAATCACTCCTAGCTTCGCACGCTTCAGAAAAAACGAATGTCGGATAGTCCCAATTGTTGCTAGAGAATGTACTATTTCAGGTTCAGTTTTTGACGGTCTTCAGTGTATACCTAGAGGAATGGAGCCGTTAACTTCTTCTCAAAAATCTTTCGATGAACAATTCCGTCAAGTGACAGTCGAACTAGAAAAGACGATTAAAATTGAACAAAAAAGAAATATCTCTTTATTAGAAGAAGAAGTATTATGGCAAACAGCTAGAAAAAAAAATTCAGCAAGAGGGTATAAAGCATATCTTAGAAAATCTCTATTAAAGTATCATATTGACGACGCAATCCGAAATGTTCAGATGACTGAAAAGCGAGATTACGCATTTGAACTCGAGCTATTGCGAGAAAAATCTTCAATCCTTCAAAACGACATCAAATTTCTCAAACAAGAGATACATGACAACATTGGCGGATCTCTGGCCGCACTAAACTGGTATCTTTATGGTATAAATTTCAATGATGCAACTAAAGAGGAGATAAATAATTTGATAAAAAATTTTCATGAAAGTATAAAGGCATTATATGTAGAGGTCAGGAATCTCAGCATGGAAAAACCTGTAATTATAAATATGTTAGACTCAGACTTTAACATTCTAGAGTCAATTGATGAGATTAAAAATCAGCTTAGATTTTCCCACATTGATTTCACCTTCTTAGTTACTGGCGAGGAGCATGTAAGACGTCAAGATATCAGCAAATTCGTCATCCGTTCTATACAAAATCTTGTCATTAATGTCGAACGGCATTCTGGCGCAAAAAAATGCACCGTTACTATCACAGGAAAAAAGAATTTAGTTCAATTACGAGTTGCCGATAATGGAACATCTGGAGAAATAAATAATAAAAATGGTTTTGGCATAAACAGTCTTATTCAGCGAACTCACGCACTAGGAGGAGAAATCGACATACGTTCACAATTGGGACAAGGCAGCGAAGTATTTATTACAATACCCTTCAAAAGTAAAGCACTGCAATCGTTATGGGATAATATTACTTCACGAAGTGTAAAAATCCTTTCCAAAATTTTTAAAGACTACACTTACTAA
- a CDS encoding SIR2 family protein, with translation MNASIIRFIDTFAKAIKDDHAAVFAGAGLSIPAGFVNWRELLREIAEELNLDIKREHDLVAIAQYHLNERGNNRSRLNQLLLEEFTHNADITNNHKILASLPIPCFWTTNYDKLIERALTEADKIPDVKITQDSLSTNLRRRDAVVYKMHGDISMPEHAVITKDDYETYNEKRMLFSTALQGDLVSKTFLFVGFSFDDPNLEYVLSRIRVLLGTNQREHFCFFKKVSRDDFDTDIDYYYACVKQDLKVKDLRRYSIHALLVDSYSSITQILAAIQTKVYRSNIFISGTASNFSPRDFDESMDFTRHLSQSLATHGFKIISGFGQNVGSAVIDGVLQTIFLDKRRRMDDSLTLRPFPQIDTKNKEVTYKKYRAEMVKQSGIAIFIFGNKKHGDITVPAEGMLEEFEAALLNNVIPIPVGATGWVSEDLWNRVTQNFTDFYPDNPELREIVLTLGEHEGDLKKMVPRILRAVELLQKLFF, from the coding sequence ATGAACGCAAGCATAATACGCTTTATAGACACATTCGCAAAAGCAATAAAAGACGATCATGCAGCCGTCTTTGCTGGCGCTGGATTGTCGATTCCAGCGGGATTTGTAAACTGGAGAGAACTTCTGAGGGAAATTGCAGAAGAGCTCAACTTAGATATCAAACGTGAGCACGACTTGGTAGCTATCGCCCAATATCATTTGAATGAGCGAGGGAACAATAGGAGCCGATTAAACCAACTACTTCTCGAAGAGTTTACACACAATGCCGACATTACCAACAATCACAAGATTCTAGCCTCACTTCCAATTCCATGTTTCTGGACCACAAACTATGATAAACTTATTGAACGAGCACTGACCGAAGCAGACAAAATTCCTGATGTCAAAATTACCCAAGATAGTCTATCTACAAACTTAAGAAGAAGAGATGCGGTGGTTTACAAAATGCATGGCGACATATCTATGCCCGAGCACGCTGTAATTACTAAAGATGATTACGAGACTTACAATGAAAAAAGAATGCTTTTTTCAACAGCACTTCAAGGAGACCTTGTTTCCAAAACATTTTTATTTGTTGGTTTCAGCTTTGACGATCCAAATCTAGAATATGTTCTTTCTCGTATACGAGTATTACTTGGAACTAATCAACGAGAGCACTTCTGTTTTTTCAAGAAAGTGTCAAGAGATGATTTCGATACCGACATTGACTATTATTACGCTTGCGTCAAACAGGACCTAAAAGTTAAGGACCTGAGACGATATTCAATTCATGCCTTACTAGTAGACTCTTACTCCTCAATTACGCAAATCTTGGCTGCCATTCAGACAAAGGTCTACCGATCTAACATCTTCATCTCGGGAACGGCGAGTAATTTTAGTCCCAGAGATTTTGACGAATCGATGGACTTCACAAGACATTTATCGCAATCATTAGCTACCCACGGATTTAAGATAATATCTGGCTTTGGACAAAACGTCGGAAGTGCAGTTATTGATGGTGTACTTCAAACAATTTTCTTGGACAAACGACGTCGTATGGATGACAGTTTGACATTGCGTCCTTTTCCGCAAATAGATACCAAAAATAAAGAAGTTACATATAAAAAATACAGAGCGGAAATGGTTAAGCAATCAGGTATTGCCATTTTCATTTTTGGGAATAAAAAACATGGTGACATTACAGTACCTGCAGAAGGAATGCTTGAAGAGTTTGAGGCCGCGCTACTGAATAACGTCATTCCCATTCCAGTAGGCGCCACTGGTTGGGTTAGTGAAGATCTTTGGAATCGTGTCACGCAAAATTTTACTGACTTCTACCCTGATAACCCTGAACTGAGAGAAATCGTATTAACCCTGGGTGAACATGAAGGAGACCTCAAAAAAATGGTTCCAAGAATTCTACGAGCTGTTGAGCTGCTACAAAAACTATTCTTCTAA
- the atpC gene encoding ATP synthase F1 subunit epsilon, translating into MHLDIITPDKKIYNGEATSVTLPGTEGQFQVLNRHAPLVSTLGKGNVVVDTGAAKQTFIIDGGVVEVLNNKVLVLAEAVL; encoded by the coding sequence ATGCATTTAGATATCATAACACCCGACAAAAAGATATACAACGGCGAGGCAACCTCCGTTACCTTACCGGGTACCGAAGGACAGTTTCAGGTACTGAACCGTCATGCACCCTTGGTCAGCACGCTAGGGAAAGGCAATGTAGTGGTGGATACCGGAGCAGCCAAACAAACCTTCATCATTGATGGTGGTGTTGTGGAAGTGCTTAATAACAAGGTACTTGTACTTGCTGAGGCTGTTTTGTAG
- the atpD gene encoding F0F1 ATP synthase subunit beta, which translates to MANATNIGKITQVIGPVVDVSFEDSERIPAILDALEVIKSNGQRVVLECQQHLGEDRVRTIAMDSTEGMYRGLEVTPLGSPIKIPTGEAIKGRLFNVIGEAIDGLAPVDKSENGLSIHRSAPKFEELATATEVLFTGIKVIDLLAPYVKGGKIGLFGGAGVGKTVLIQELINNIAKAYAGLSVFAGVGERTREGNDLMREMIEAGIIKYGDAFKHSMEEGGWDISKVDYETLKDSQATFVFGQMNEPPGARARVALTGLTVAEYFRDGDGEGQGRDILFFIDNIFRFTQAGSEVSALLGRMPSAVGYQPTLATEMGQMQERITSTKRGSITSVQAVYVPADDLTDPAPATTFTHLDATTTLSRKVAEKGIYPAVDPLDSVSRILNAETLGSAHYDCAQRVKNILQRYKELQDIIAILGMEELSEEDKLVVSRARRVERFLSQPFFVAEQFTGLKGVLVDINDTIKGFNLIMDGAYDHLPEMAFNLVGTIEDAQAKGEKMLSEASNRS; encoded by the coding sequence ATGGCAAACGCGACAAACATAGGAAAAATTACCCAGGTAATTGGCCCGGTTGTAGACGTATCATTTGAAGACAGCGAGCGCATCCCGGCTATTCTTGATGCATTAGAGGTCATCAAATCAAACGGTCAAAGAGTAGTTCTTGAGTGTCAGCAGCACTTGGGCGAGGACAGAGTTCGTACCATCGCGATGGACAGTACCGAAGGTATGTACCGCGGCCTGGAAGTGACTCCGCTTGGTTCACCTATTAAAATACCAACCGGAGAAGCAATCAAAGGACGCTTGTTCAATGTGATCGGAGAAGCCATCGACGGTCTGGCACCAGTTGATAAAAGCGAAAACGGCTTATCCATTCACCGCTCCGCTCCAAAATTCGAAGAACTGGCAACCGCTACCGAAGTACTTTTCACAGGGATCAAGGTAATTGACTTGCTCGCTCCTTATGTAAAAGGAGGTAAAATCGGGTTGTTCGGTGGTGCCGGTGTTGGAAAAACGGTATTGATCCAGGAACTGATCAACAACATCGCAAAAGCCTATGCAGGTCTTTCTGTATTTGCCGGTGTCGGAGAGCGGACCCGTGAAGGAAATGACCTGATGCGTGAAATGATCGAAGCAGGTATCATTAAATATGGTGATGCTTTTAAACACAGCATGGAAGAAGGTGGCTGGGATATTTCCAAAGTGGACTATGAAACTTTGAAAGACTCGCAGGCAACATTCGTTTTCGGACAAATGAACGAACCTCCTGGCGCGCGTGCACGTGTGGCTTTAACAGGACTTACCGTTGCTGAATATTTCCGCGACGGAGACGGTGAAGGCCAGGGACGTGATATCCTTTTCTTTATCGATAACATTTTCCGCTTTACACAAGCAGGTTCAGAGGTATCCGCCCTTTTGGGTCGTATGCCTTCGGCGGTAGGTTACCAGCCCACACTGGCTACTGAAATGGGCCAGATGCAGGAACGTATCACCTCTACCAAACGGGGCTCTATCACCTCTGTACAAGCGGTTTACGTGCCTGCGGATGACTTGACTGACCCTGCTCCTGCCACCACATTTACCCACCTTGACGCCACTACGACACTTAGCCGTAAGGTTGCTGAAAAAGGTATTTATCCTGCGGTGGATCCTTTGGATTCCGTTTCCCGGATTCTGAATGCAGAAACTTTGGGAAGCGCTCATTACGACTGTGCACAGCGCGTAAAAAATATTCTTCAGCGTTACAAAGAATTACAGGATATCATCGCGATCCTTGGTATGGAAGAGCTTTCAGAAGAAGACAAGCTCGTCGTATCACGTGCCCGTCGTGTGGAACGTTTCCTGTCACAACCTTTCTTTGTTGCAGAGCAATTCACAGGTTTGAAAGGGGTATTGGTAGATATCAATGATACCATCAAAGGTTTTAACCTGATCATGGACGGTGCTTACGATCACCTTCCCGAAATGGCGTTCAACCTGGTGGGCACGATTGAAGATGCGCAGGCAAAAGGAGAGAAAATGCTTTCCGAAGCCAGTAACCGTTCATAA
- a CDS encoding tetratricopeptide repeat protein, which yields MKELFFWKVWSPSERRLAITVLIIILLSLLFLLLKSINPLSNVIQWNVLSELSEVSAVPDGLRLGAWQYGVSVPVQLVSEQFIASVMHTDPLTVDLFLVLALTGLSLVLAALTAVPRFWYLAGIILFILLLTACRLEMLHVFGEGNRTFFIISILLYGGLSYYFHAFRPDYGMAARVWGMLGVSAILTITAALGAQAPMPALAAVTYSFPLWLILATLFLLMVSTEIMAGLVWLSSSESVGKGRGGLMNFIVISVLYLLYLLLFYLKNTRRIDWDLTLLNPVYFMIVGAVTGLWGFRRRADSTEGVLPFRSSGFWLYSGLMIITAAFAGLSMGMANDPLLEVLEDVTVQGQLAMSVLFFFYVLVNFYPLFKQGLAVHKVLYKPLRFGLTQTRLFGFAGVVILFSIQRLFPFYQGMAGYFNGLGDLHTQTRELTLAEQYYKLALQQEFQNHKSNYALASLALQQGDRNAAAFYFRQALLKNPSPQAYAGLSTVLIDENLFFDAIFSLKEGISKFPESGELLNNLGMLYSKTNVADSAYYFLEKAEKETSRTDVPATNLLFVLAKSADSALLDSLSRDNKTFNSISWQANSLAVRNLRQDFSASAFDATSIPHDSLLSASSFAYLVNYAINQARNDSMPATLLPKLSVTNPVLSQDLTLAGLYSGFYSGDKLKALETLQAWAEEEGPRQQLYRKILGHWFLQLGLYDKAIEQLSDVEGIEGTIGMAVANALSGNQAVATVLLDKMLESEKNPAVQLLKETLATGARPRSPLDSLLAAAEKSPSERNYIKAVKANPFDETVVAKTSEWYRQKKQTAKAYQIVVNALRLKEYAPLIWEQYALLSLEQGLLTQASEAEAKVKQLAEPAVYQQFMSRYQPMRALIEKQRAEFQ from the coding sequence ATGAAGGAACTTTTTTTCTGGAAAGTATGGTCGCCATCGGAAAGGCGGCTGGCAATAACAGTACTGATTATTATCTTACTTTCTTTACTGTTTTTACTTTTAAAAAGTATCAATCCGCTTTCCAATGTCATTCAATGGAATGTACTGAGCGAGTTATCTGAGGTAAGCGCTGTGCCCGACGGCCTTCGGCTTGGCGCCTGGCAGTATGGTGTTTCTGTGCCTGTCCAACTGGTGTCAGAACAATTCATTGCATCGGTAATGCACACCGATCCGTTAACCGTTGATCTCTTTCTGGTGCTGGCGTTGACGGGCCTGTCCCTTGTCCTGGCCGCGTTAACAGCTGTCCCGCGGTTTTGGTACCTGGCCGGTATAATCCTGTTCATCCTTCTTCTGACAGCCTGCCGCCTCGAAATGCTGCATGTATTCGGAGAGGGAAACCGCACCTTTTTCATCATCAGTATACTGTTATACGGAGGCCTGAGCTACTACTTTCACGCCTTCCGGCCCGATTACGGCATGGCGGCCCGGGTGTGGGGCATGCTCGGCGTTTCGGCCATCCTGACCATCACCGCGGCTCTGGGTGCTCAGGCTCCTATGCCCGCCCTTGCGGCCGTTACCTATTCCTTTCCGCTCTGGCTAATCCTCGCTACGCTTTTCCTGCTCATGGTATCTACTGAAATAATGGCAGGGCTGGTATGGTTAAGTTCCAGTGAATCCGTTGGGAAGGGGAGGGGCGGTCTTATGAATTTCATTGTGATCAGCGTTTTATACCTTTTATATCTGCTGTTGTTCTATCTGAAAAACACACGCCGGATCGACTGGGACCTGACCCTCCTCAATCCGGTGTACTTTATGATCGTCGGTGCGGTTACAGGCCTGTGGGGCTTTCGCCGCCGGGCAGACTCTACCGAAGGGGTATTGCCATTCAGGTCGTCGGGTTTCTGGCTTTACAGCGGCCTGATGATCATCACCGCTGCATTCGCCGGACTATCCATGGGCATGGCCAATGATCCCCTGCTGGAGGTACTGGAAGATGTGACCGTGCAAGGCCAGCTTGCCATGAGTGTCCTGTTTTTCTTTTATGTGCTGGTCAACTTCTATCCCCTTTTCAAACAAGGGCTTGCGGTACACAAGGTATTGTACAAACCCTTACGTTTCGGACTTACCCAAACCCGCCTTTTCGGCTTCGCCGGGGTTGTAATCCTATTCTCCATTCAAAGGCTGTTTCCGTTTTACCAGGGAATGGCGGGGTATTTCAACGGGCTGGGCGATTTACATACACAAACCCGGGAGCTTACCCTGGCCGAGCAATATTATAAACTGGCGCTGCAGCAGGAATTCCAGAACCACAAATCCAACTATGCACTGGCGTCGCTGGCACTGCAGCAGGGCGACCGCAACGCCGCTGCGTTTTATTTCCGCCAGGCCCTGCTTAAAAATCCCTCCCCACAGGCCTATGCCGGGCTGAGTACCGTACTGATCGATGAAAATCTGTTTTTTGATGCCATATTTAGTTTGAAAGAAGGTATCAGTAAATTTCCGGAAAGCGGGGAACTGCTGAATAATCTGGGCATGCTGTATTCTAAAACCAATGTGGCAGATTCCGCCTATTATTTCCTCGAAAAAGCTGAAAAAGAAACCTCAAGAACCGATGTTCCTGCCACCAACCTTCTTTTTGTTCTGGCCAAAAGTGCTGATTCCGCGCTGCTTGATTCTCTTTCCCGAGACAACAAAACATTCAACTCCATTTCATGGCAGGCCAATTCACTGGCTGTCAGAAATCTGAGACAGGATTTCTCTGCTTCTGCTTTTGACGCTACATCCATACCGCACGACTCCCTGCTGAGTGCTTCATCCTTCGCATACCTGGTCAATTATGCAATCAACCAAGCCCGGAACGACAGCATGCCCGCCACGCTGTTGCCAAAGCTTTCTGTAACCAATCCCGTTTTGTCGCAGGACCTTACTCTTGCCGGGTTATATTCCGGTTTCTACAGCGGGGATAAACTCAAGGCATTGGAAACCCTGCAGGCCTGGGCAGAAGAGGAAGGTCCCAGGCAACAGTTATATAGGAAAATACTCGGCCACTGGTTTTTACAGCTCGGTTTGTACGACAAGGCAATAGAACAGCTTTCTGATGTGGAAGGTATCGAAGGAACCATCGGGATGGCCGTTGCCAACGCGTTGTCCGGTAACCAGGCCGTGGCGACTGTACTGCTGGATAAAATGCTGGAATCGGAAAAAAATCCTGCTGTACAGCTGCTTAAAGAAACTCTTGCGACGGGAGCCCGTCCCAGGTCTCCTTTGGATTCACTACTGGCAGCCGCAGAAAAATCCCCGTCTGAGCGGAATTATATAAAAGCCGTGAAGGCGAACCCGTTTGATGAAACCGTTGTCGCCAAAACCTCGGAATGGTACCGGCAAAAAAAACAAACTGCCAAAGCCTATCAGATTGTTGTGAATGCGCTCCGGCTCAAGGAATATGCACCGCTCATCTGGGAACAATATGCACTTTTGAGCTTGGAACAGGGGCTTTTGACGCAGGCTTCGGAAGCGGAAGCAAAAGTGAAACAACTGGCGGAGCCCGCCGTATATCAGCAATTTATGAGCCGCTATCAGCCTATGCGTGCTCTCATCGAAAAACAAAGGGCAGAGTTTCAATGA
- a CDS encoding ABC transporter ATP-binding protein, translating into MKIIETTDISKRYVMGSEVIQALKSVTISVNKGEYVAFMGPSGSGKSTLMNIIGCLDTPTNGRYILNNKDVSDMTESELAEIRNKEIGFVFQTFNLLPRMSSLDNVALPLIYAGLNKADRTEKAMLSLKNVGLENRAGHKPNELSGGQRQRVAIARALVNDPSILLADEPTGNLDSKTSYEIMDLFDQLYSKGNTIVMVTHEEDIAHYAHRIVRLRDGLVESDTINPNPTKVTAMV; encoded by the coding sequence ATGAAGATTATTGAAACAACCGATATATCCAAGCGTTATGTAATGGGTTCCGAAGTGATTCAGGCACTCAAGTCGGTGACGATATCCGTCAATAAAGGAGAATACGTTGCCTTTATGGGGCCGTCCGGTTCGGGAAAATCCACACTGATGAACATTATCGGATGTCTGGATACACCCACCAACGGCCGGTATATCCTTAATAATAAAGATGTAAGCGACATGACAGAAAGCGAACTGGCCGAGATCCGGAACAAGGAAATCGGTTTTGTTTTTCAGACCTTCAACTTACTTCCCCGCATGTCTTCCCTGGATAATGTAGCGCTACCCCTGATATACGCAGGGCTCAATAAAGCCGACAGGACCGAAAAAGCAATGCTTTCGCTAAAAAATGTGGGTCTTGAAAACCGTGCCGGACATAAGCCCAACGAACTTTCGGGCGGTCAGCGGCAGCGTGTTGCCATTGCCCGGGCACTGGTAAACGATCCGAGCATACTCCTTGCGGATGAGCCCACCGGTAATCTTGACAGCAAAACATCCTACGAAATCATGGACCTCTTTGACCAGCTTTACAGCAAGGGAAATACCATTGTGATGGTTACGCACGAAGAGGACATTGCACATTATGCCCACCGCATTGTTCGGCTAAGGGACGGGCTGGTTGAATCGGACACGATTAACCCTAACCCTACCAAGGTCACCGCGATGGTGTAG
- a CDS encoding RluA family pseudouridine synthase yields MKIDFKDIILFENEDFLLVNKPPHLATLDERTADRGGSLLRLAKEFNPELQAAHRLDKETSGVLAFAKNPAAYRHLAMQFEHREVTKRYHAVATGIHDLDGISVYLPILPLKNGTAVKIDRAEGKVAETIFNTIKVYRGYTLVECIPVTGRMHQIRIHLSCLKAPIVCDPQYGGEPIYLSSLKKKFNLKKDTEEQPLIQRVALHAHSLSFSLMDEEKVRIVAPYPKDFEVLVKQLDKFGV; encoded by the coding sequence ATGAAAATCGATTTTAAAGACATCATATTATTCGAAAACGAGGACTTTCTACTCGTTAACAAACCGCCGCACCTCGCCACGCTTGACGAACGTACCGCCGACCGCGGAGGAAGCTTACTGCGCCTTGCAAAAGAATTCAACCCCGAACTGCAAGCCGCACACCGGCTCGACAAAGAGACTTCCGGTGTACTGGCATTTGCCAAAAATCCGGCCGCATACCGGCATCTGGCCATGCAGTTTGAGCATAGGGAGGTAACCAAGCGTTACCATGCCGTTGCCACGGGTATACATGATCTGGATGGTATTTCAGTGTATCTGCCCATACTTCCCCTCAAAAACGGAACAGCTGTGAAGATAGACCGGGCCGAAGGAAAGGTCGCAGAAACGATTTTTAATACGATAAAAGTTTATCGGGGCTACACCTTGGTGGAATGCATCCCGGTAACAGGCAGAATGCACCAGATCAGAATACACTTGTCGTGCCTGAAAGCACCCATTGTTTGTGATCCCCAGTATGGCGGCGAACCGATTTATTTATCCAGCCTGAAAAAGAAATTCAATCTTAAAAAAGATACCGAGGAGCAGCCGTTGATACAGCGTGTTGCACTTCATGCACATTCGCTTTCGTTTTCGCTCATGGATGAGGAAAAAGTACGCATTGTTGCGCCTTACCCTAAAGATTTTGAGGTTTTGGTTAAACAGCTTGATAAATTTGGTGTATAA
- the msrA gene encoding peptide-methionine (S)-S-oxide reductase MsrA, which yields MNKETAVMDETNVDTANTEVATFGTGCFWCTEAVFESLNGVKKVVSGYAGGQNPNPTYKEVCTGNTGHAECAQITYDPKVISYADLLEAFFRSHDPTSLNRQGNDVGTQYRSVIYYYNDEQKNFAETAKAELDKSGAYAKPIVTEITKAPTFYPAEDYHQNYFAKNPDQGYCAFVIAPKLDKFKKVFKDKLKAGI from the coding sequence ATGAACAAAGAAACCGCTGTGATGGACGAAACCAATGTTGACACGGCCAATACCGAGGTGGCTACCTTCGGGACGGGGTGTTTCTGGTGCACTGAAGCCGTTTTTGAATCCCTCAACGGGGTGAAAAAAGTGGTTTCCGGGTATGCCGGAGGGCAGAATCCAAATCCTACGTATAAAGAAGTATGTACCGGAAATACCGGGCATGCAGAATGTGCGCAGATCACCTACGACCCCAAAGTAATCAGTTATGCCGATCTACTGGAAGCATTTTTCCGCAGCCACGACCCCACCTCCCTGAACCGCCAGGGTAACGATGTAGGGACGCAGTACCGCTCTGTAATTTATTACTACAATGATGAGCAGAAGAATTTCGCCGAAACTGCGAAGGCCGAACTGGATAAATCCGGGGCCTATGCAAAACCTATTGTTACAGAAATTACCAAGGCTCCTACGTTTTACCCAGCGGAAGACTATCACCAGAATTATTTCGCCAAGAATCCTGACCAGGGGTATTGTGCGTTTGTGATAGCCCCCAAACTGGATAAATTTAAGAAAGTTTTTAAGGACAAACTTAAGGCAGGTATCTAG
- a CDS encoding CopD family protein, giving the protein MTYLHFKALHIIFVVSWFAGLFYMPRLFVYHTEAREKPSPEKEILFAQFIKMEKLLWNAIMTPACWLALIFGSVMLYLSPAWLEQDWMRLKLLFVLGLLAYHSYTRKILLEIRQEKFRYTSAQLRLYNEIATIFLFSIVFLVVLKNTVDWLWGVLGLVIFAIVIMAAVRVVKGLREKTKDNSV; this is encoded by the coding sequence ATGACATACCTTCATTTCAAAGCACTTCATATCATTTTTGTAGTAAGCTGGTTTGCAGGGCTTTTCTACATGCCCAGGTTATTTGTGTATCATACCGAAGCGCGGGAAAAACCTTCGCCCGAGAAAGAGATACTTTTTGCCCAGTTTATCAAAATGGAGAAGTTGCTCTGGAATGCCATCATGACCCCCGCCTGCTGGCTTGCGCTGATCTTTGGCTCAGTGATGTTATACCTTTCTCCCGCCTGGCTTGAGCAGGATTGGATGCGCCTGAAATTACTTTTCGTATTGGGCTTGCTGGCTTATCATTCTTATACCCGGAAAATACTGCTGGAAATAAGGCAGGAAAAATTCAGGTATACCTCGGCTCAGCTAAGGCTCTACAACGAAATTGCTACCATTTTTTTGTTCTCGATCGTATTTCTGGTTGTACTCAAAAACACGGTTGATTGGTTATGGGGTGTTCTTGGACTGGTTATTTTTGCTATTGTCATCATGGCAGCGGTACGGGTTGTGAAAGGTTTGAGAGAGAAAACAAAAGACAACAGCGTATAA